The Coregonus clupeaformis isolate EN_2021a chromosome 18, ASM2061545v1, whole genome shotgun sequence genome has a segment encoding these proteins:
- the LOC121573873 gene encoding ATPase MORC2A-like: MAYSNYSTLNRAQLTFEYLHTNSTTHEFLFGALAELVDNSRDANATRIDIYTEKKQDLRGGYMLCFLDDGTGMDPNEATHVIQFGKSSKRTPDSTHIGQYGNGLKSGSMRIGKDFILFTKKDNTLSCLFLSRTFHEEEGLDEVIVPLPTWELLTRQPITGDPEKFAIETELIYKYSPFKNEQQLMEQFNKIEGSSGTLVIIYNLKLMDTREPELDVETDHQDILMAGTPSEGVKPERRSFRAYAAVLYIDPRMRIFIQGHKVRTKRLSCCLYKPRVYKYTSTRFKTRAEQEVKKADHLAKLAEEKAREAESKSLSLETRLGDDMSRESRVMLRKAQEGAMMLRREAEVKKKIQESKQKALKDPKELSFIFGVNIEQRDLDGMFVYNCSRLIKMYEKTGPQLEGGMACGGVVGVVDVPYLVLEPTHNKQDFADAKEYRHLLRAMGEHLAQYWKDSNIAQKGIVKFWDEFGYLSASWSSLPSPEQRYKRRRAMEIPLTIQCDKCLKWRTLPFQMDAVDKRYPDSWVCLMNPDSTQDRCDAAEQKQNLPCGVLKKDRQTAEDKQKELTEKIRQQQEKLEALQKTSTIRSAADVKKLPLDVSMRPMNESSSQGTRSSDRVSRPRSPPLPALLKNAPSQPPALNRKPTNSPRPTTRPAAPPPAPRVDQSRAAAKQSPPPAKPAPKAPAKVPAKPTPPSRSSRTPAKLSPAKATTPASSQRKRVIEQEESEEEEEEEEEEEEKEEEDEDDSEDDRGEEEPQPKKSKMAAAVGNRGKAVKKAPLKRGKVTEVTDSTENEDPENELKNAQKDKGLLVEVRVNKEWFTGKVVAVDTSKQSVRWKVKFDYVPRSTPKDRWVFKGSEEVRLMRPPSPLSQTPDTQQGEGTEKGPPMEPDTTQPGTSREVTDNLVTMMRTVLRYFFPPDFRIPKDDVNSMTAEELVAFPMKEYFQQYELGLQSLCNSYQSRADARAKAVEEKSSSAETKLREADEKLQKLRTNIVQLLQKVQEDIDINTDDELDAYIEDLLTKGD; encoded by the exons GACGACCCATGAGTTCCTGTTTGGAGCTCTGGCTGAGCTGGTGGACAACTCCAG GGATGCCAATGCCACCCGGATTGACAtctacacag AGAAGAAACAAGACTTGCGTGGAGGCTACATGCTGTGTTTCTTAGACGACGGCACTGGAATGGACCCCA ACGAGGCGACCCATGTGATCCAATTTGGGAAGTCCAGTAAGCGTACACCAGATTCCACTCACATTGGCCAGTACGGGAACGGACTCAAATC gGGTTCCATGCGTATTGGGAAAGACTTTATTCTGTTTACCAAGAAGGACAACACTCTGTCCTGCCTGTTCCTGTCTAGAACATTCCATGAGGAGGAGGGGCTTGACGAG GTGATCGTACCCCTGCCCACCTGGGAACTGCTGACCAGACAGCCAATCACAGGCGACCCTGAGAAGTTCGCCATAGAGACGGAGCTCATCTACAAATACTCTCCTTTTAAAAACGAACAGCAGCTGATGGAACAGTTCAACAAGATAGAGGGCAGCAGCG GTACTCTGGTGATCATCTATAACCTGAAGTTGATGGACACTAGAGAACCAGAGCTGGACGTGGAGACAGACCACCAGGATATCCTGATGGCTGGGACCCCCTCAGAGGGAGT GAAGCCAGAGCGTCGGTCGTTCCGAGCGTATGCTGCTGTCCTCTACATCGACCCCAGGATGAGGATCTTCATACAGGGACACAAAGTCAGGACCAAGAGACTGTCCTGCTGCCTCTACAAACCCAg ggtATATAAATACACATCGACTCGATTCAAGACCCGCGCTGAGCAGGAAGTAAAAAAGGCTGATCACCTCGCTAAGTTAG CGGAGGAGAAGGCTCGCGAGGCGGAGAGCAAAAGTCTGTCTCTGGAGACCAGACTGGGAGACGACATGTCCAGAGAATCACGG gTCATGTTGCGTAAGGCTCAGGAGGGTGCCATGATGCTTCGTCGGGAGGCAGAAGTGAAGAAGAAGATTCAGGAGTCCAAACAGAA agCATTGAAGGACCCTAAGGAGCTGAGTTTTATCTTTGGGGTGAACATTGAGCAGAGAGACCTGGATGGGATGTTTGTGTATAACTGCTCTCGCCTCATCAAGATGTACGAGAAGACTGGACCTCAGCTGGAGGGAGGAAt ggcgtGTGGGGGTGTTGTGGGGGTAGTAGATGTCCCATACCTGGTTCTGGAGCCCACTCACAACAAGCAGGACTTTGCGGACGCTAAAGAATACAGACACCTTCTGAGAGCCATGGGAGAACACCTAGCCCAGTACTGGAAGGACAGCAACATAG CTCAGAAGGGCATAGTGAAGTTCTGGGATGAGTTTGGGTACCTGTCTGCCAGCTGGTCCTCGCTCCCCTCGCCAGAGCAGAGGTACAAGAGACGCCGCGCCATGGAGATACCCCTCACGATACAGTGTG ATAAGTGTCTGAAGTGGAGGACTCTGCCATTCCAGATGGATGCGGTGGATAAACGTTACCCAGACAGCTGGGTGTGTCTGATGAACCCTGACAGCACTcaggacag GTGTGACGCGGCGGAGCAAAAACAGAACCTTCCATGTGGAGTTCTGAAGAAGGACAGGCAGACGGCCGAggacaaacagaaagaactgacaGAGAAGATCAGACAGCAGCAGGAGAAACTAGAGGCTCTGCAGAAAACCAGCACCATCAGATCCGCTGCAGATGTGAAGAAGTTACCTCTGGACGTCAGCATGAGACCCATGAATGAGAGTTCCTCCCAG ggAACCAGGTCGTCAGACCGTGTGTCACGCCCtcgctccccccctctccctgccCTCCTCAAGAACGCCCCCAGCCAGCCCCCCGCCCTCAACCGCAAACCCACCAATTCCCCTCGACCGACCACCCGGCCTGCTGCCCCTCCCCCGGCCCCCAGAGTCGACCAATCTAGAGCTGCAGCGAAGCAGTCACCCCCTCCAGCAAAGCCCGCCCCCAAAGCTCCAGCCAAAGTCCCCGCCAAACCCACCCCTCCAAGCCGTAGCTCACGG ACTCCAGCCAAATTGTCTCCTGCCAAAGCAACCACACCTGCTAGCAGCCAGCGCAAGAGAGTGATAGAGcaggaggagagtgaggaggaggaggaggaggaggaggaggaggaggaaaaagaggaggaAGACGAGGACGACAGCGAGGATGACCGTGGGGAGGAGGAGCCTCAGCCCAAGAAATCCAAGATGGCAGCTGCAGTGGGGAATCGTGGGAAAGCTGTTAAGAAAGCTCCACTCAAACGGGGAAAAGTGACGGAG gtgACAGACAGCACAGAGAACGAGGACCCAGAAAATGAACTGAAGAATGCTCAGAAAG ATAAGGGTCTGTTGGTGGAGGTGCGTGTGAATAAGGAATGGTTCACAGGCAAAGTGGTTGCTGTGGATACCAGTAAGCAGAGCGTTCGCTGGAAGGTGAAGTTTGACTATGTCCCCAGATCCACCCCCAAGGATCGATG ggTTTTCAAAGGCAGTGAGGAGGTGAGGTTGATGcgacccccctctcccctctcccagaCCCCTGACACACAGCAAGGGGAGGGGACTGAGAAAGGCCCCCCCATGGAACCCGACACCACCCAACCAGGAACCAGTCGAGAAGTGACTGACAACCTGGTCACCATGATGAG GACGGTGCTGCGTTATTTCTTCCCTCCTGATTTCCGGATCCCGAAGGACGATGTCAACAGCATGACTGCAGAGGAGCTAGTGGCCTTCCCTATG AAAGAGTATTTCCAGCAGTATGAGCTGGGTCTCCAGTCTTTGTGTAACTCGTACCAGAGCAGAGCTGATGCCAGAGCCAAAGCTGTGGAGGAAAAGAGTAGCAGCGCTGAGACCAAACTCAGGGAGGCAGACGAAAAGCTACAGAAACTACGAACCAACATCGTACAACTGCTGCAGAAAGTACAggag GACATTGACATTAACACAGATGATGAACTGGATGCCTACATAGAAGACCTGCTGACCAAGGGGGactag